Below is a window of Malania oleifera isolate guangnan ecotype guangnan chromosome 1, ASM2987363v1, whole genome shotgun sequence DNA.
GCGCGGCGTCTATTGTGGCAAAAGCTCATAAGAATTTTCTGGGAAATGACTTGGAAAGGTGCGAAACTGACAGAAATGGCTATTAATGTCTTTGCTTAATTTCCAATGTAGAATTAACTATGGACTCTGTTCATTATTATGCCACAGCGAGGCCGTAGCCCAGGATTCAATTTTTTACTCATATACCCATCTCAATGGCTTTGCTGCAATGCTTGACGAGGACGAAGCCGAAAGGATTCGAGGtaacaaaaacaaaagcaaaacaAATTGCTTTATTTCTCTATTCACCCTGCTTCAGCTTGGTTTTAACTTCGAGAGAGAGCTCTGTCTGTGCGATTTCGTCTGATGCGTTTGCAAACAATGCAGGTGATCCTGATGTGGCGTCAGTTTTCCCAAACAATGGGAGAAAATTGCATACCACTCGGTCATGGGATTTTCTTGGATTGGAGAAGGATGGAGAAGTCCCTCCTCTTTCAATTTGGAAGAAGGCTAGGTTTGGTGAAGATGCAATCATTGGAAATATTGACACTGGTCAGATTTtcttctatttattttatttcagtCGTTATCATATCAACCAAAAAAACAGGGTACCTGGTGCACaactccccccctcccccccggGCGGGCGCGCGGGGGCGCTTATTTGGTCCGATAAAGGGCGGAACAGTCTATAGTACACAATCTTACCTTACATTTTAGCGAGACTGTTTCTACGCCTTAAAGCCATGACCTTGAGGTCACACGGCGAACTTTACCGTTGCGCATAAGCTCCCTTTAAATCATTTCGTTATCAGatgtataattaaaattatttactTTTTGTCTGCACTTCGGATCTTaaatcaatattttttaaaattagttgAATTGTTAGATTTAGATTTTgggaaattttaatataattttatattatattttatctaaattcaatacaaatttaaattcaaatcacttttaaataatagataaataaatttaatataattagaaatttattgtgaatatgAATCTAGAGGAACCACACTTTTATTTTTCCTTAACTGCTTATGATGTTTAGTTCATCCATAGGTTGAATTTAGTTGAAAGAAGAGATGCAACGAGAATGCTTTCCTTCATTTTAAATCATTCTCTCAAATTTTGttgattttatattattttatgttGTTTATTTCACTTGTGATGAAAATATGAGGCTCTAATTAAGCTCggttctttattattatttgagatGAACTAACAAAAAAGAGTGTTTTAGTGAAAAGGTAATACAAAATATATGTTAAGAATAAAGGTATGCATGCGTATGTGTTTATGGACCCAATGTAAGTTATATCAATAATTGAAATGGTAGTGTAACTAAATGTGCGTCACTTACTATTAATTTTTATATCGATTGACATCATGTGTGTAATTTGGAAATGACTTTTTTGAATGCATTGTCATAGGCGTATGGCCGGAATCAAAAAGTTTCAATGATGAAGGGATGGGTCCTATTCCAACGAGATGGAAAGGATTTTGTCAAAATAGTTTTACCGGAAGCAAAGTTACTTGCAACAGGTTTCTTCTCCCTCTCTCAATTATTCGAAGTtagtttaaaatattattttttgcaCTTGTTAcctattaataataaattttccAAGGGATGATTTGTGCATCATCCCAATTAAATGCTAactatctaatattttaaattttttattgttttcaaatGGAACTTGCACAAATATacattattatataataatactaataatttaTGAGCTCAAATGGGAAGGCAGGTcattgacatatatatatatatatatatatatatatatatatatataggatgaCTATTGACTTGATTTCTTTTATCTTAAAAAAGAAGTAAGAAATAGTTTAAAGCATAAGTATTGTGTTTGTCTGCACTGTGCATCATTACTATATATTCATGCATGCACATGGCTTTCCTTTGTTTATTCATTTATAAACGATATACTTAATTACTCACTCAACGCATTTCACAATTTAATACTCTCTACCACTATGCCACTATTACATTTGGTGAATTGtaagattgtttttttttttcggaaCAAATATAGCTTTCTCCATATTGGGTAATTTTAATTTGGTGCAGGAAGTTGATTGGGGCGAGGTACTTCAACAAAGGTTATGCCGCGTACGCGGGCAAGCTCAACTCCACCTTCGAGACGGCGCGCGACGAGGAGGGTCACGGGTCCCACACCCTCTCCACTGCAGGAGGCAACTTCGTTCCCGGGGCGAGCGTCTTCGGTCACGGCAACGGAACTGCCAAGGGCGGGTCGCCTAAGGCCCGGGTGGCGGCTTACAAGGCGTGCTGGCCCCCCGTCGACGGCAACGAGTGCTTCGACGCCGACATCTTAGCGGCCTTCGACGCCTCCATTTCTGACGGCGTCGACGTCCTCTCGGTGTCCCTGGGCGGCGACCCCGTCGACTACTCTAACGACGGGATCTCGATCGGAGCATTCCACGCCTTCAGGAAAGGCGTCACAGTGGTCTGCTCGGCGGGGAATTCAGGGCCGTTTGATGGGAGCGTGTCGAATGTGTCACCGTGGATACTTACGGTCGGTGCCAGCACCATGGACAGAGAGTTCTCTAGTTATGTGACTCTGGGCAACAAAAAGAAATTAAAGGTAGAATTTGATTTCAGCATAGCGATTCGAGTTTAATGATATATATGTGAAACGCAGTGCAttcatatttttgtttttgggttgggTGCAGGGAGTAAGCTTGTCGGAAAAGAACTTGCCGGCGAACAAGATGTATCCGGTGGTACTTGGTTCACAGGCGGCATCTGGCAATGCTTCACTCTTAGACGCGTTAGTACTTGAATTCAAATTTAAGAGTTTAAATTTGGagataatacaaaattgtattaactTTATTTAAACGTGGGTTTGGGTGGCCGCAGAATGCTGTGCAACGAGGGAACCCTGAAAGCAGAGGTGGTGAAGGGGAAGATATTGGTGTGCGAGAGAGGGGAGACCTCCAGGGTCGCCAAAGGGCAGCAGGCTGCGAGGGCCGGCGCCGTAGCAATGGTTCTGGTTAACGACTACCAAAGCGGCAACGAATTGATAGCAGATCCTCATGTCCTTCCGGCCTCCCATCTCAGTTTTCTCGACGGCCAAACACTCATTTCTTACGTCAACTCCACCAAGTACGTATATGGTCAAATTGCACTCTTTCTTTCGTGTTTTATTTACGAGCTTCTCTGTTGAGTTAACATATTCTATAATTAATGACAGGAATCCAATGGCTAATGTATCTCCAGTAAAAACGGTAGAGGGAGTGAAGCCTTCTCCAGTCATGGCTTCCTTCTCATCCAAAGGTCCAAATTTCATTACTCCCGAAATTCTTAAGGTTTGCTTTGTTTTACATCTTTAACATaaatcactatatatatataaagcaaacATATAATTCTTCCACTATTTATAATTCTAACTTCTCTTTTTTCGCCGGTGGGGGTTCAGCCTGACATAACAGCACCAGGGGTGAGCGTAATTGCTGCCTTCACACAAGCACAGGCGCCGTCGGAGTTAGACGACGACAAGCGCCGGATTCCGTTCAACGCGCAGTCCGGCACCTCAATGTCCTGCCCTCACGTCGCCGGGGTCGTCGGCCTTATCAAAACCCTCCACCCCACCTGGAGCCCGGCAGCCATTAAATCTGCTATTATGACCTCCGGTAATACCAAAATTACATGCCCTGACACTCTCTCGCATCTGTTTGGCACGCAAGAATTAAATTAAACCACTCACGTGATCTTTTCAATTCGTTTTTTGCAGCGAGAACGCGCGACAACAGCGTGCAGCCAATACTGAATTCGTCGAACGTTAGGGCAACACCGTTCAGCTACGGGGCAGGGCACGTCCGGCCAAACCGCGCCATGGATCCCGGCCTGGTTTACGACCTGACCACTAACGATCACCTGAATTTCTTATGCGCCCTGGGCTACAGTAGGACCCAGTTAGAGTTGTTCGCTCCGGGTACCTACAGGTGCCCTCGCTCGGTCAGCCTCCGAGATTTCAACTACCCTTCAATTACTGTCCCGGACCTGAACGGAACAGCCTCCGTTACTCGTAAGGTGAAGAACGTTGGTTCGCCGGGAACGTACACCGCTCGCGTGCAGTTGCCGGCGGGAATTGCAGTTTCGGTGAAGCCGGAGAGGTTGgaatttggaaaaattggggAAGAGAAGAGTTTCAAGGTGACATTGAAGGCGAAAGGGGCTGGGGTTTCAGAGGGCTATGTGTTTGGGGAGTTGACGTGGTCGGACGGGAAGCACTATGTGAAGAGTCCCATTGTTGTAGCCAGGGTATAGGCTTCTTCCGCATGCATGGTGGGTGGGGATTTTTATTAACATTGGTCTTGACTTTTGAGAAGAAGGGAAGCACTATGTGAAGAGTCCCATTGTTGTAGCCACGGTATAGGCTTCTTCCGCATGCATGGTGGGTGGGGATTTTTATTAACATTGGTCTTGACTTTTGAGAAAGAAGTAAATTCATTAGTTTGGGAATGGGAAGTGGATTCATTTTATGGGAAATTGTAGTTTGCCCATGCCAATTGGCAATTGGTGCAGATGTATCCGAGTTGGGTTTATTTTGAATTAgcattttaagcatatatattTATTATGTACCAATACTTTTTAACTCTCTTTTTTATAAGTATCGAAAATTGTCCTATCTTTTCctctccttattttattttttttggggttaCCGAGCCAGAGTAGAGGGAGACGGCTGATCCGAGCCATTATTAAGACGCGTTCAACTTTATCGAGCCAGATTGGAGGAATACCGCTGATCCGAGCCGATATCGAGCCAGATTGGAGAAAGACAGCCGATCCGAACCGATGCCGGGCCGAGATTAGAAGGCATTTGGCTCTGCCTTCTAGTGGTCTAAATTGGATAAAAAGATAGTTGGGTAGTGAAGTAAGGTTAAAGCGCAATTCCTATTTGTGGTGCTTCTGATGCACAATTTCGTTTAAAACTACGGAATACTAATTCTATCCATAAATCATGTGGATCTTGATATTCTAATCAAATTATGTTGAATATGAAGTATAATAgagaaaaagatgaaaaaaaatactcaaaaaaattaaatttaagacCTTAAATCCAAACTCTCAAATAACCTTAAGCGaaaaacaaaacatcattatgCAAAGAGGAACACAAATAAAACTATAATGTACTTTTTTGTAcaagaaaatatatatgatacctaaaaaataaaaataagtttatTATTCAATTTTCCATAGCTTtcaattcaaaatctctctttttTTATCCTGCAAACAATGAGTTAGTTCAAATTAGTTATTTTTCCATAAACtcaactttaaaatttaaattagataaacaaaaattaaacaagTCATGGTATACGCCATCGAAGCCCTCGTGCATGCTAAAGAAAggaatcaatttttcaaaaaatctgATGGCCTTCATAATAAAAGTCGGGAGTTACCAAAGAgttccttcatattttccttttccaaaaatttaaacacacgcacacaaacacatatatatatataacacaaagGACGCATGAAATTCAAACACTTGAAACAAAAATTCCTCCAACTGAAATCGCAACAATTGTACATCAGTATTGCTTTGCTCATACAAAATGCATGCTTTTGGGTGCATGAatttctctgaattttttttattaaattactgAAACCAATATTCCACAGTACCATCTCACAACAAATCAATAATttaaagagaaataaaattattgTCAACCCCCAAAAAGAAACCCAGCCGCCTGTTCTTCATTACCATCAAAAAGTCTGAGAGCTTGTATCACGGCATCTCTCCCGAACCCGAGCTCAACGAGATTTGCTACTTTTGCTTCAAAGCCGGGTCCCTGCAGCAACAACTTAAAACTCCAAATTAGACATCCAATTGTTGATTTTCAGAATTTTAATTTTTCCCACAGGCTTATTGTCAATGGATCCAGATTGATGATGAGCAACAATAGCATTCATCAAGTAAGGAAGCTGagaaaaaactgaaaaaaaaacataaaaacaaaaaacaaaaaagaaaaaggaattgATGACATATTTACCTGTGTCAAGTTGTGATATGAACTTCCTGCAAGCCAAAAAACAAGTAAAAGAACCATGGTTAATGTATTGCCTATTATATGGATCCCTCCactattgagagagagagagagagagaaaagacaAGCTCACAGACCATTATGGTGGTGGTTTTGTAAGATACATGGTTCGTTATTATCATGGTCATGACGCTGGTAACTAATTTTTTTGGCTAAAGGAAATGTacaattaaattttatatataatatcagtGAAGGAAATGCACAATGACGCATGCCATAACAGCTGCAGAATCCAAAACTGACCAGAAGATTGACCTCCGGTTGGcacattatttctttcatttgcTCCTGAGGTAACCTGTGAGAATCACAAGTGATCAAAAGACAAAATTATATACGGCACAAGGTCATATGCTTAAAAGGGCCCTCAAATATTCATGAAGCAAGTGCAAGGAACCGTTGCAACATTCAGCGGCATAGAATTGATTTCCAAGGAAGACAATTTTCAAAAACCAGATGAGCTCAAACCAATTCACCAGCCTTGTTTGCAGAAAATATATCTAAGAAACATATTTTCTAAATATAGCAACTGTTTCTTAAGATGAAGAGGTGTTTATGCATATCAGTTGATTCAGTTCCACATTCAAGTTAGTGAAAGTATACAACATGCATGATTAGGGATTCATCCACCTCCGCACCCGACAGGATGAAAACAAAAGACTTCCCTCTCCGCCATGGGATGAAAACAAAAGCACATTCCAAATTCAAGTTAGTGAAAGTATACAACATACATGATTAGGATTCATCAACCTCTGTACCAAACAGGATGAAAACAAAAGACTTCCCTCTCCACCATGGGATGAAAACAAAAGCACCCAAGtataaaagaaaactctagtggaTCCAAGTACATTAAACTCTTTCCAGCACACTATGTAACTGTCATACAATTGAGATTTCAGCCTCTAGCAGGCCCATATAGACCTGCACGATCTCTGAAATCATGCTTGCATGAgtacatcccccccccccccccaaaaaaaaaaatcctcataAGGATGGCACATGCATCCATGTACACATCCTGAACTTGATGTGTAGGTATCCCCTTGTACGGTTCTCTGCAGGGGAATCGTCCACATCATGGAGGATTTACAGGCTCTATACACGTCTAACTTATACCAGGCAATGCAATACAAATGAACAATTGTGTCTGGATAGGGCATAAATAAATAGTATCCTTACCGCAACTCCTGAACTGGATGCTTGCTTAGAGAGCCTCTCTTCATTCAGAAAATTAGATGGAATGTCTTTTTCTGAGAACAGTTTAACAAGAATAATCGTACAGAAGTCAAGAGTCAGGGAGAGGCAATTCAATGAAAGAAAAATTAGAGATGACACCATGGGAAACTGGAATAAAAAAGCAGAGACAGAAGCACAAGATCAACCTTGCAAAAATGGTACAGAAACCTCTCCGCCACCAACTCTTAAGACATTCTCCTTCAAGTCAATTATGCACTGCTTAAATAAAGTTAATTATAACCACTTCAAATGAGAGGCATCAAAAAATTGAACCTATAATCCAATGGAGCCTATTACCTGATGTTTACGGAGCATATCCAGCCCAAAAAGGAATTCCATATTGGGTGAATCCAACACCATGAATGAACAAGGGTAAAATATATTTCCAATCtatcaaacaagaaaaaataatttaGCAGAAAAGTCAACCCAGCAATAAGCACCACACATCTGTGAAGAAGTTAGTAAAACGAATTGGTAACTGTCTAATAAAATTCATCATGATCTTTCGCAATTTAAGAACACCACTGCCCTACCCCCACCCCCTCTTTCCCCCaacaaaatgaagaaaaatatatattctttcCTAAATAACAGCACATACCAATACACATTAAATTTGAACTATTATGCTATACATACAAATTTTATATACAGAAGTTTCACATAGAGAACGAAGAATAAAATTAAATGAATCCCATGAATGCTGTATGAGTCATTGTCAAGTTAATGCTCATATACTCCTGCATGGGGGAATAGAAAAATGACGATAAGTGAGTTCTTGTAAATGAGCAGGAACATGTGTACAAGCACACCACCCCCAGGGCAGGAGAGATGGAGGAGGTCTTCAAGGGATGCACAACCTCCCATTCACCAACACAAAGTGTGTCAAGAGAAAGGGATCTTCAAGAGATGGACACCCACCCGCTCACCCACACGAGTcctatgaaataaataaatatgtatgcaTGCACGCATATGTGCGTGACCCTATATAAGTATATGTGTGTATCTATTCATATTGCGTCTGCACAATCTACAGACGTACACACACTCTCTACTTTGCTGATGGTAGGGTCATTGGTTAGCCCTCAGCTTCATTTGTCTTTGTTGCTTACAAGGCATAGTTAgccaacatcatcatcatcacaataataataataataatcataatgagAACAAATTAAAGGAGCCAGTCAGAAAAGCGGTAGTTGTGACCTCTCATACTCAACTATCAAAAGTGCAAAATTTCATATTCCATGCGCATATGTAGgggagtatatatatatatacatatataagaaAACCTGCAAGtcagtttcttttttttttaaggggATGTAATAACAAatgaataaaacaaaaacaaaaagaagcaAAGCCAATGAAGCAAACCTTCCAACCTCTCCACAGATAAAGACACAAAAATACTCAAGATGCCAATCGCCAAAGGGAAGCAAGAAAAATATGGAGAGTATATGTGTAAAAGGGTGCGTGAAATCAAAGCACAAAAGCACTTAAGTTGCACATAGGATGCCACTGTACATGTGCTCATACATGCCTGGGTGTACAGGTTGTTTAAACCAAGTTCTGAACATATCAAAGCACAAAAGCTCACAGGAATGTGCATATAAAGACAGAGGGTGGCCTCCTATACAAAATCCCTGAAAGCAGAAAAaagcaaatgtaaaaatattaCCTTTATTGGAGCAACATGAATTCGACCCAGTATCTCTGTTTGTCCAACCCCATGAGCAATACCCTTATAACGTTGATCTAAAAGCCTTAATAATCTGAAGGAAATACCCATTGACAATGCCAAAAAATTAACAACTTTCCAATCCAACCCACGGGTAAAACTAGAATACAGTAAAGCCCAAAGCACAAAGACACACATACATTTATATGCCAATgcagaaaaatttaaaatttcaaaaatggatTATGAAACATGGGGGACCATGGAGAAATTAAGGCAGTAGTAAAGAGGATAATACGATACGAACATCATTTATTCATCATAAAGACATTCCCTAAGGAGGTCTCAActgcaattttattaatttaattagaaATTGGCCCTGGATAGGGTAAATGGCACAGCAGAATTACCATGGCTAACTACATGTGATACACATGTAGTTGAATTGAGCCATTCTGATCTATTCATCcaaatgttttctttttttcttgctATTCATTccttttgcctttttttttttactggaCCTAGTTGGGGGTTCATGTCAAACCCTTAACTTTGGCTTTGCTTAAATTTTTACCTATCAAGAGGGAATTAAAAGATATCCCCATATAAATCAGAATGCTGCAGCAGCGTGCAGGACTCAAGAATCCAGCCAGGAAAAGTTAAAACAAAGATTTGTAAAATTGAAGTGGATCAATCTTCAATCCCAGCTGAGAGCCTAAATACGCAGCATAGGTTGCTAGTGTGCTAGATTAACTTAGATATATACATCAGAAAATGGAAGAAAAGGATATGGTGGAATCTGAAGGTAGAAAATGTAattaaatttaaacataaaatgaTAAAAGATGGGACAATAAAAGAAACAAGGCTCTAGGTGAATCTAAGTGAAAAATAATGAGGAAAAAGAGACTTTGGTAGAATAAGGACATGCAAAAAGTAGTTTGAATCTAGAAAAATGTAGAAATCaggaaaagttttaaaaatataaagaggcaaaacaataataataataataataataataaaaggctATTAGTTACGGTAAAGTTTGAAAAGTAAAAAGaggcaaaataataataataataataataaaagtcaATTAGTTACAGTGAACTTAGAAAACTTGTAATAAATTGTATACTAGACTTGATGCAAGAGGACATGCACAAACTTGCTAGCGCTAGAGAAAAATGTTCAGACTAggtaaaaaaggaaaaaaattaaaaaatgaaacttATTTTATTAAGCTATTTTACGAAAACAATGTAGAAGGCATAAATTCAAAATCGATGAGAAGACTAAATTGAGTTATACCCACAAAATTTTAGTACACAGCGGGATTATGTTGCCAAAGCATTGGAAGGGATTCATAGGAGATTCCTGGGGGAACTTGGGGGCAGAATTCAAATTCCACCTAGTCAAATGGGACCTGGTGAAACAGCCAATCAGTTCAGGAGGCTTGGGTTTAAAGTCCCTTCACATCTTCTAAAGCCCTTGTTGGAAAATGGTTTTGCAGATTCATGACTGCAAAAGATAACCTTTGGCAGAAAATTGTTGCAATGAAATAAGGGCTTGAGCACAATGGGTGGGCCTCCCAGGCTGGCAGAGGGCCATATGGGGCAGGGGTGTGGAAATACATTAGCAAAGGTTGGAATGACTTTTTTCCTTTATTAGATTTCTGGTTGGGGATTGAGAAAACATTTATTTTTGCCATGATTCTCGGATTTATCCTGAGGCTCTCAGCGTCTCATTTCCAGTCATCTACAACATAGCTTGTGATAGAGATGCTTGCATTAGTCAGTACCTTCAAGCATCATTTCAGGGGTTTTTCTGCAATATCCCTTTCCATAGAAATGGGGACGATTGGGAACTTCGCCAGGTCACTGATTTCTACAGTCATCTTTACAAGATCCAGACTCAAAACACTCATGACCTTCCAGTTTGGTCAACAAGGGGGTCTTCACTGTCAGAAATTTTTACAAGAAACTTATCCAAGAATCAATCAAGATTCACTCCCCTTGGTCTTAATTATGGAAGACAGCTACCCCAAATAAGATTGCTTTTTTTGCCTAAGTGGCTCATGGTAAGATCTTGACCCTGGACAACTTGCAGAGAAGGAGGTTCTCCATTGCCAGCAGATGCGCCCTTTGCATGGCTGAGGCTGAATCATTTGACCATACCCTTCTCCATTGCCCTTGGACTAGAAATCTTTGGAATGTGTCTTTGACTCTTATCAGACAAAGGTGGGTTACCTAATATCGGAGGGGGGGCTCTGGGCCTGGAGAGGGAGTCGGGCATCAAAGGAAAAGAGGAAGGCTCTGTCTCTCATTCCTCTCACAATTTTCTGGTTTGCATGGAAAGAGAGGAACAGAAGGGTTTTCAAAAGTTCAATCTTGACGTTCAGTTCAGCAAAGAGCAGTGGTTTACTGCAGTTACTAGTTGGCATAGCAGGCTTGTAGAAAATGAATttaatgtaatttttttatttttgggacaCCCTACAGGGTGCTTGATTTCTTGTACTTGGCATCCCATTGACGCCCTTTTAATATATACTGATAAGAAAAAAAACTAATGGGTTTTAGAAATAATACTTAGGACTTAGGAGATAACAATTAACAGGATGATATGCTCAACTAGTTTATTTAACAAAATTGTAAGAActaataaaatttcaaataaatctATTACTACTCTAATACCAatacattaaaataaaaaataataattcaaaattcaacAAAGAATAAGGggcaacaacaa
It encodes the following:
- the LOC131150205 gene encoding subtilisin-like protease SBT5.4, with product MRLPALLPPLILQILLFLSLQNPTLADKKAYIVYLGTQSDTRSAASIVAKAHKNFLGNDLESEAVAQDSIFYSYTHLNGFAAMLDEDEAERIRGDPDVASVFPNNGRKLHTTRSWDFLGLEKDGEVPPLSIWKKARFGEDAIIGNIDTGVWPESKSFNDEGMGPIPTRWKGFCQNSFTGSKVTCNRKLIGARYFNKGYAAYAGKLNSTFETARDEEGHGSHTLSTAGGNFVPGASVFGHGNGTAKGGSPKARVAAYKACWPPVDGNECFDADILAAFDASISDGVDVLSVSLGGDPVDYSNDGISIGAFHAFRKGVTVVCSAGNSGPFDGSVSNVSPWILTVGASTMDREFSSYVTLGNKKKLKGVSLSEKNLPANKMYPVVLGSQAASGNASLLDAMLCNEGTLKAEVVKGKILVCERGETSRVAKGQQAARAGAVAMVLVNDYQSGNELIADPHVLPASHLSFLDGQTLISYVNSTKNPMANVSPVKTVEGVKPSPVMASFSSKGPNFITPEILKPDITAPGVSVIAAFTQAQAPSELDDDKRRIPFNAQSGTSMSCPHVAGVVGLIKTLHPTWSPAAIKSAIMTSARTRDNSVQPILNSSNVRATPFSYGAGHVRPNRAMDPGLVYDLTTNDHLNFLCALGYSRTQLELFAPGTYRCPRSVSLRDFNYPSITVPDLNGTASVTRKVKNVGSPGTYTARVQLPAGIAVSVKPERLEFGKIGEEKSFKVTLKAKGAGVSEGYVFGELTWSDGKHYVKSPIVVARV